The DNA region CTGCTCTGGGGCCTGGACAGTGGCTTTCATCCATGTGCCCCAGGAGGGACAGGACAGAGACCATGGAGGGGCTGCCCCAGGGGCCACATATCAGGGCAGGGCCTAGGGACCTTGCCGGGAGAACTTGGATATCCTGGGTGGAAGGAAGGTGGGTTGATAAGAAGCAAAGGAAgagttgttttggtttttcttgCTCCTGGAAGAATCAGGAAATTATAAAAGACCTGGATGGTTGAGTCTTAGGACAATTCATGCCTCCTCGCCTCTCTGACACTGACAatatagagaggaagagatacaGCCCAGAAGGGTGAGGAGAGCTGCCCCTGCCCCATGCCTTGGGGCTTGTAGAGCCAGGGCTGGACCTTGGCCTGAGATGCCAGGAGCAATGTCCTGTCCATATCCTGTTGGTGTCATCCCCGGCCCCCTTCCCCGCTGGTGACTGCCCACGTGCTGAGGGGCACGGAGTGAGATGGTGCATTCAGGAAGGGTGTGACTAATGGCCCCATTGCACCTGGGTCCCTGAGGACCACAGTTGAGACCGGACCAAGCACATGCTCTGAGCTGGGATACAGCCTGGCTTGCCTTCACTTATGAGCAGTTGAGGCTGAACTTCAATCATCCTCATGAGTAGAATAGGGTAAGAACGCCCACCTCTTAGGCAGGCTGTGGTCACTCATGAGATAATGTTTGTGAAGTGCCTGACACTGGAGCCACACTCAGGCCACTAAAGGTCACACTGCTCCTCATTAGCTAAGTGAGGACCCAACACACTGACATAGGGGAAGGCAAGAATTGTGAACTGGCCGTGGCCTTGAGGGTGTCCAGCCCTGCTATGCCAGCCCTGGTCTGAGTCATATCTCTGAGGATGgataaatttggggggaaatgaatCCAGGAAGCCAAGGTTTCTTCTGAGaatgttcttctctttcttctaggACATCTAAAACTCCAGAAGATGTGTGAACCAAAATGCAACCCGTGCCCACCAAAACCCCCTTGCTGCCAACCAAAATCACCCCCCTGCCCACCAAAACCCCCTTCCTGCCCGCCAAAACCCCCCTGCTGCTGCTCACCAAAACCCGCCTGTCCACCCAAACCCCCCTGCTGCCCGCCAAAACCCTGCTGCCCGCAAAAACCCTGCTGCCCGTCAAAACCCCCCTGCTGCATTGAGCCCAAATGCTGCTGTTTGGAGCCCAAGCCGGAGTGCACATGCCTTAACAAGGATTCTGAGCCCAAGCCGTCCCAAACTCAGAGCAGCCAAACGGCGCCCCAAAGCCCAAAACTTGGGGCCACGTCAGATGGCTTGGCGCAGAAGAAGCCAAACAAGTAGGCTGTCCCAAATGGCTATGCCCATCACTTGGTAAGGCCAGGCTTGACCTACATTTAGAAAAGCTGTTTCTCATTGACCACCATGGACTCCCTATCAGAAGCCCCTATTTCCCTtcatagcccccccccccaccctggggaGGCCCCCAACTGGAAATAGAAGAGGCTGGAGTCATCTTTCCTAGTGATATCCTGTTGGTGTCATCTCCTGACATTAGATAGCACCAAAATAAAAGCGCAATGAAAAAACAAATGGTGTCTTTCTTTGCTCCTTAACCAGTGAAACCATCTCACCTGTCTGGCCTAAGTCCAAGAAAATGTTCTGGGCGTGTTCTGAAGGCCTGaggagccagcagccaggagcaCGGGGCCTCTGCTGAGCCAGTTAGGGTGACTGACTCATCCTGGTTGTCAAATGCAGGAGCCCCTCCGGTCCTAGGCGAAGGGCACTGTCAGTCCGTCCCTGGGTATCACATTCAAGTCCGGAACAAGCCCGTCCCTAGGAGGTGCTCTGGGCAAGGACTCCACCAAGCTCCGTCTGGCACAGGCAGCAAAGTCTCatggcaccagccccacctcTTTGATCCTAAAGCAGGTGGTTCCACCTCTCTCTGACTCCATttcccccatctgtaaaatgcggGTAATGGTACTTACCCCAAAGGGTTTTTATGAGAATTAAACGGGATAATTTAAAGTATTTAACATGTGGTGGATACACCATTCATGTTTCTCCTCAAACCTCTGTCACGAGGTGCCTATTTCCCTCCAAAGAAGCCACCATACTTCAATAATTTGTCCTTCACACGCACAACTCCATTAATCCAGGTGGGTAGATGGAAATAGAGAAATCAGCCTTATTCACCATACCCTGAAACTTctatttttactctttctttGGTATGTAATTGACCACCCCTAAAACTTTTCTAATGCCCCTTTCTATCTTTTCCACACAATTCTTTCTGCCCACCAGTCCCCTAAAAACAATTCATCTACCTTTGATCTTTATAAGTTAGTTTTCAGTTTCAAGAATTTTATAAGTGGAATCATCCAGTGTGCATTCTTTTATGACTGATTTCTGCACGCAGCAAAACTACTTTGAGATTCAAACAAGCTGTTGCATGTATCtaaattgttcatttttcttttctgagtagTAAATGCCCTCATTGTAGGGATAGAGCAcgttttttaatccattattctattgatggacatttgggttggtTCCAGGTTTAGGCAAATGAAGTTGCTAGGAATATTCATGACAAATCTTTTGATGGacatttgctttcatttctcttgggtaaagaCCTAAGAGGAGAATGATAGTGATACATAGTAGGTgtacattttgctttttaaacaacTGCCCGCTGTTTGCCAAAATGGTTGCGCCACTTTCCATTCCCACAGAAGTGCATGAGAATTTTTAGGTGTTCTAGTAACTACATAGTGTTATTTCATCACTTTCCATTTCCTTAATGGCTGTTGATATTGAGCATCATATTACTGAGCTGTAaaatacaagtcctttatcagataaatTATTTGCACATATTTTTTCCAGTCTGTGGcctgtcttttcattgttttaaagtttctttcaaagagtagatcttaattttaataaaattcaattaTGAGTTACCACCACTATCTGAAAATAGAGCATTCCTATGAAACCTTTCACAAGCCATAATATCCAAAGTGAAGAGTATGCCCCGCTTTCTGAAAGTTTGGGTTATgccacttttaaaaatctttttaaaaaatttatagatCTTGTTTTTCGTTTCatgtctaagaaatctttgcctaattCTAGGAGATAAAGATTTTCTTCAAGAAGTTAATTTTTATACAGTGAAAGGTATAAACAAaagttttgggggtggggagtatgGAGGGGAGCCTATGGATATCCAATATTTCCAGATTATCCTTTCTCTACTGGATTAATCGCCCTTACGTCTTTGTCAAAAACCAACTGGCCATACTTGTTTACACTTATCTCTTAATTCTTATTTCGTTCCTTAACCTATTTGTTTACCTTGACATATTGTTTTGTTAACTGTAGCTCTATATAAATCTTAAAGTCAGATAATATTAAGTCCTATAATTTTGTATGTGTTCAAATTTGCTTCAGCTATTCTAGGTCTTTTGcaattccatgtgaattttagaatGAACTTGATTTCTACGAAAAAAGCCTGCTGAGATTTTGACTGGGATTGAATTAATATATAGATTAAGATGGAAAGGAATGAATATCTTAATACCGAGTCTTCCAATTCATAAAAATGGCACATTTCTCAATTTACTTAAGTAGTCTTCAATTTCTCTTAAGTTTTATAACTCTTAGTGACCAAGTTTTACAcatattttgtcatattttccCTAGTTTATATACTTTGATCAtattataaatggtatttttattttagcttctAATTATTCATTGTTAGTATGTAACAATacaatgatttttatatattaatcttGTACACTGCTTATTAGTTTTAATAGCTTCACATAAAGTACATAggattttcttcatatataatTAGGTCACCTgagagttttactttttcctttctactCTGGAtgcctttatctctctctttttcttctctgccaTAGGAGGAtgtcccttctctttctcctttactaagattttttaacaagaaagtggatgttgattttgaaaaactgctttttctgcatgtattGAGATAATCATATAGCTTTCCTTTTCAGTCTGTTAATATGGTGagttacattgattgatttggaATGTTAAAACAGCCTGGCCTTCCTGAGAGAAACCCTATTTGATCAGGTGGCTTAATCcttcttacatgttcttagatTTGATCTGCGAAAATAaaggacaccccccgccccctgcagcaCTCCACAAACCCCTTCCCTGCCCTGTTTTCCTACATAGTGTGTCTGACAGGCGTTAGATTCCAGATGTGCGTTGACTTGTCGTCTGCCTCACACACTGGAATGGAAGCTTTAGGCAGGTGGGGTTTTTGCCCATTTCATTCGATGCTGTATTCCCAGTGCAGTTGAACAAAAAATAAGGCAGAAGATGCCAAAGGTATTTCCAGCACAGAGAATGGAATGCACAGAGGCACCGCGCTGAGTAAAAGTGAACCTGGGagacctggccctggccctggtcctggccctggcccagaccTGCCACTGACCCTGTGTGATCCTTCCCCTCTCTAGACTGTGTCATCCTTTGGAAAGCCAGGGCTGACCTCTGTGACCAGGAAGGCCCCTCCAGCACCAGCTTTCTCAGACATGGATCCTtagctggggagggaggcggtTCTAGGGTGACTGGGGCCTGAGGCTCCTGGGAGACGTGCTGGAGGCTGGGGtacaaggaagagagaagggtgaGGCTGGAGCTGAGCAAGCAGATTCACCTGTAACAGGAACTCTGGGCTCACCTTTCTCCTCCtgacctctctctccccttccgaCCCTCCATCCCCCTCCAAGCCGGCTTTCTTGTAAAACTTGAGTGGCAGGAAAAGAACGTTTCAGCCACTCCAGCAGTTTCTAGCTTGCTTGTCTTCTGGTTTGCAGCTCTCCAGTCTTTCCCTGTGCCAACCCTGGGTTCTTCCAGGGGACACAGAAGGGCTCCAGTGACTATTGCACTTGATGGACAGCTCTgccagcagtggttctcaaccttcctaatgcctcgaccctttagttcagttcctcatgttgtggtgacccccaatcataaaattattttcgttgctacttcataactgtaatgttgctactgttatgaatcgtaatgtaaatatctgatatgcaggatgtatttaggcaacccctgtgaaagggtcgttcaacccccaaaggggtcgcgccccacaggttgagaaccgctgcttcagAGAGAGGCGGAGAGGGTGGCCTGGGAGCAGAGACATGCTTCATCCAACTGTGAGACCATAGCCCAGTCACTGCACTGCTCTGAGCCTCGGCTCCTCATCTGTTAAGTGCAGAGGATTAAATGGGATGGTGGATGAGGCCTGTGTAGCATCATGTCTGGTAAACAGCAGGCTTTGAAGGTTTGTTTCTTTTGCATTCTCCCCAGGGAGAATTGTGCAAACCTGGTCTGCTCACACCTGCGTCTATACACAGGCCCGTTAGTCAGGTGCACGGCATGAATTACACCCATCCCTCcatttctgtgtctgtctctccatTCAATAGACATTTCctgagagcaggggcaggggttgTATCTCCCGCAGACTAGAGAGGAAGTGGTAGGCCAAGGCCCTCGCCAGTACACTGGCCCTAGGAGCCCCGGCAGCCAGCACTTGCCCTGAGTCGGACTTGATGAAGGTGGTCAATGGGAGTCACGGTTTAGGGAGGAAGAAATAGACCCTGTTTTATGCTCTGGACCAGACCAGCCCATCTGGAGCTTGGAGCAGTGGGACAGCTTCCTGGCAAATAGTCCACTGTACGGAGAACAGATGAAGGTAGAAAGGACCCAGCTGGGGCTGCTCCGGGGGCTCAGCAGGaccccagggaggcagggaaatTTGAGCAACTAACTGCTCTTGGCAAAAATGTCTCTTCTAGGACCAGATATTTGCCCAgatccccgcctccccctcccacacacacacaaacaaacatatacactcacacacttacagacacactcatatacacacaaaaaacacacactcacaaatgcacacatacatacacacacaaacacacactcatgcaTATAAACACAAATGTACACACATGACTTCATATGCATCTAATGGTCTCTGCCATCACTTTCAGAACAGTAACACTCCTCAAGGTGGGATAAGGTGAAAATAAACTTcaacaccagcaccagcctggaaGGAGAGCTCTCTGTTCCCTGGACCAGTGAGGGTCATCCCAAGAGCATTTCGGCTGGATCTGAGCTAAGGAAAACTGACCCTTCCTCCAAAAAACCCAGAACTGACCACAATAAATAACTGGTTCACAGTTGGAAGATGCCTGAGGTCACCTGATACAAACTGTCACACATGCATTCTCCAAGTTCCCTCCAGCTCAGACATGCTGCTGCCATCTGTTGCAAAGAATCAACTACAATGAATGTGATTTCCCAAACCACGAGCCCCAGGAGGGGCCATTCTTTCAGCTGGAAGAGAGGACACTGAGCATCTCCTCTTCCCACCCGGGGAGCTGTGCCTGCCTTTGCTCCTCTTACTGCACCGAGAACAGGCCTGGGACTGGCCTACCACAGTGAGCAGAGCAATAATCAGCACTAGGACTGGAAGTGGGACCAGCCATCCCACAGGCCAAGAGGGAAGCCAGAGGAAGACATAAGAAGGCCAAACAGGCACATTGGACAGACCGGCACCAACGCCCACAGAAGGAGAATCAGCCTTTTGGCCCTTTCGTggtcccatctcccttccttgtCTTGCTCCCTCCGGAGCAGCATATGGGCACAAAAGGCAAATGAGGGGCAAAGGTCAGGTTCAGGAGGCCatggaggaggatggtgaggattcTGGGCCCATGGGGAGGTGACTAGTGCAGGTGCAGATTGAGATGGCATAGCTGACAGTGCCTTGGGCAGAGGAGGAGGCCTATGGGGAGGGATCTGAGGTTAGCAGCTGCAGAGCATGGGGCCACTGCCTCACCCAGAAACAGCCTAGGCATGGCTCCCCAAGATGGGAGGGCACACAAGACCTCCTGGCCCACGTCACATTCCCAGGACCATCTGCCATCATCTCATACTGCCAACTAAAAGCTGTTCCCAAagctccctccacctgccaggGCAGTGAACGCTGCCCTCCCACAGCTAAACAACAGTCCACATAGGCTGCCTCACTCCAAGAGAAAGACATACCTGCTAGTTTTTGCCTCTGCAAGAGAAAGAGCCAGGGCCTCCtcgggctggggcagggctggggtcaaGGCCTCTGTAGGTGTCATGGGATGTGATCTCATCCTCATTACATCGGACGGGGGCCGGACAGTTACCCTCACTCATCATGTGGACCTATGAGGTCATTCACACAGACACTGAGGGAATCTCTCCGATATACATGCAGGTCTGGCCCCCAAATGGGGTAACCAGAGGGCAGAGAATAAGGCCTCTGAGCCCTTAAAATGTTGGGGCTCTTCCACCTTCTGTCCGACACACACCTCAGCTTCatgctcctccctccttcccacaccCTAACTTTGCCCAGTGACTGAAGGCTCTCACACACAGTCTCCCCCAAAAGCTCTCATTATGTTGTGAATCAGAGGGCGGAGGGCAGATCTGGCAGATACAACCCCTAGAAACCCATAAGACCAGTGTGACTTCTGGGAGCAGGGTCTGCTGCCCTGGGACTCACTGTCATGAGCTGGGGAGAGGCAGATTCCTGCCATGTGAGGTCAGCAGCAGAGTTCAAGGCCACGGGTGCCCATGTGAGGATGCTTGGGTAGCACTCCATGagcggaggtgggggtggagggtgaggggggacTTCCCCAGCCCCAGAAAATGACACAGTGCCTGCGCTATGGAGAAGGCAGAGTGAGGTCCCAGGTGGGCTCGAggaacagaaaaggaagaaggagagggcaGGAGTCCCTCCATCTGTCTTTCAAGACTGAGCCCCCTAGAGCATGGCTAAGTTAGCATTGTAAATTGATCTACTTGGGGCTGGAAGAAAGGTGCATTTTGGGAAATCCATGAGGAATCAGGACACTTCTCGAAATGAGTATTTGTCTTCATATTGTTCTAACAGTTCTATTTTAATTTGGTTATAAAGAagagagtttaaataaataatgtccATAAAATAAGCTATATACCAATTATTAAAAAGCAATTACAATTGTTCttcgtgcacacacacacacacacacatcactctACATTCTTTGATAGTAGTTATCTCCCGGGGGTGAGATTCACggtccattccttccttccttcacttaACATTTGTAGAGCACTGAGTCCATGTGGTGCTTATGATGGGTTCTGGGGACATGGTGGAACACACTCCAGGCTAAGCAACCCCTGCCTTATAAAGCTTATTTTCCAATGGGAGAGACAGGAAATAGACAAGTGACCAAATGCACACAAGGGGCCACAATTGTTCCTAGTGACATGAAGTGAACCGGAAGGTGACCCTGTAGATGGGTTGTCAGGGAAGGCTGCTGGCAGCCCCAACCTTCCCGCTGATGCTGAGGCACAAAGAGCCAGGGGCCTGGAAACAACAAGCGTCAAGGTGGGGAGCACAGAGCTCCTCCTGGGAAATGAGGGCCCTCAGCAAGGGTCTCTGACACCAGAGCAGTGAGTTCGGACTTTATTCCAGATGTGCTGAGTCACCACCAACATCAGGGAAGGACAAGCTGCAGTACCTGCATTGAAACTTTACTTAAGCTCTTTTTAGGGAATGGTTTGGGGAAAGCAATGGATGATTTGGTTTCATCTTCATACCTTTGTGCATTTCCCAAAGAAGTCTAGAAAGTGGTTGTTTTAGCATCATAAAAAGCAatccttattttatatattgtatgCTGAATGCCTGTTTTCTTGCCTGGAGTGGCCCATCTTTTGGAGTTTCTATGAGTTTTTATTCTTGGGAGCTTCTGAACTGCAGCCTTGGATATTAGGCATGGTCAGTCCAAGGCACATAGCGGGAGACTCCTATAAGCCTTCCACTTGTCCCTATTGGGCCTAAAAAACAGGGTTTATTTCCTGACAGCATAGAGCTATAGATAGGTCCTGAGAATACGTGGCTGTGGGATAATGGCTAAGAGAGCCCTCACGAATCCCATCTCTTCATGAGAAGTGATTTTACCACCTTTATACCACATACCCTGTGTGGACATTCCAGAGGGAAACATAATTCTCCATTTCTTGCCCTTGGAAATGGGGATAAACCCAGTCTACAGGTGGAGAAATTGAGATTCAGAGATGCTTGGCTGAGGTCACAAAACAATAGGCAAAGGGGAGTTGGTTCCTGAgctgcctccctcacctccctgtgCCCAGGTCATGAGTGAGGCAGTGGTGCTTGAGCCACCAGAGCCCTCTGGCCAGGCAGGAGCTATGTCTGTCTGTGAAACGGGGCCCTGAGGGGTTTATTCTTCAGGTGCCTGTGATGTgtcagggaggggctggaggaagtGGTGGAACCAGTCCATCTCCTTCAACCTGGGAAGACCGCCAGTCTGGGACCAGTATAAAgggtgccctggcccctgctaaGCTCAGCTCAGCATTCCACTAGAAGCCCGTCCAGCCATCCTTGCTGAGGGCCTGGTAAGTGTGAGCCATCCCCCAGGGATGGAACTGGGGGCCTCCAACAGGCAGAGCATGGCTGgggggccagccagggtgggtgcAGGCATCCTCATGGACTGGATTCAGCTGCAGTACCTGTGCTTCTGGAAGGTCTCCGGTCACTGTGCTGAGGGATAGGTGTCATGGGATGGAAACAGAAAAGATAACAATCTCCTCCTGTTGCCGCTTTCCTTGGGGCCATGTtttggaatgtgtgtgtgtgtgtgtgtgtgtgtgtgtgtgtgtgtggtgtatgtgagAAAGAGTAAGAatgaggcagagggtgggggcagtgagATGAGGATGCAGCATGAATATGGCCAAATTCTTTCCTCAAATTCTTTGATTTAGGTTGACTGTGATTTTGCCTCTCTTATGGGGGCAGAGGCTTCAGGGAAATGCTTGTAACTCTTGGCTCTGTGGCAAAAGGGGAAACTTCAGAATGGAGAAAACTTTCTATCTGGAGAAACccaggcagagcaggggcaggaaaACCGAACTTACAAGTGGAGATTTGGAAGAGCCAGCTCCATTCTCAGCAACGTTGCTGCCCCTCCCGCCACCCCTCACCTGAGCACTGGGGCTGCAGGGAAAGCTCAGAGCTCACGACGAAAGTAGCTCTGCAGGTAATAGGCCAACCTGCTCATTTTAAAGAGCAGACAGCTGGGGCCCAGAGTGGCTAAGTGCCTGGCCCAGGAGCACACAGTATTTCAGTGAGATATTTAAACCAAGAATATGTCATGAGACTCCAATCCAGGGCTCACGCCATGACCTCTCACCTCCTCTCCATCATGGGCTAATGGCTTCCAGAACTTTCCTAGGACCTTACCTCTTTCTGCTATGACCCCAAACTCTTTCCTCCTTGGAGGTCAGAAATGAGGAGAGGCAAGGAGGAGTCGCCAGCAGGAGGCGGAGTGGTGCCCAGCCCACCCTTGCGGAGCAGCTCTGGAGACAGAACTCTTGCAGGAAAGGAAGCTCCCAGGagggcctctccctgcctctccccatcaCTACCCTCCCTCTGCTGCTTCTGGGGAATGACAGctggaggtggtgggagaggccCGGCCTCGGGGACGAGAGGGGCTGCTGAGGAACCAGGCACTGATTGCTTGGGACTTCCTCTACTTCCTCTCTTCAGCCACCCCTCTGACCCCTTCTGTTTTTCAGGTTGACCTGAAGCAGCTTCCGAGATGTCCCAGCAGCAACACACTCTGCCAGtgaccctgcccccagccctcagccaggagACCCTCAAGCCTGTTCCTCCTCCCGCTGACATCCAGCAGGAGCAGGTGAAGCAGCCAACTCCACTGCCTGTCCCATGCCAGGAGGTGCCCTCTGAGCTCCCAACGGAGGTCCCCTTGGAGCAAGGAGAGAAACACACAACTCCTGCGAAGGGGGTGCCGGAGCAAGACTGtgagccccagccccagaagctacagcagcaggaacagcatcgggaacagcagcagcaggaggagcaACAGGAGCAGAAGGGGAAGCAGCAGCaagagggacagtgtgaggaCCAGGAAGCAGAAAACTTGGAGCAGCAGCTGGAGGAGACTAAAGCACGAAGGGAGCAACAGCTAAAggagcagctgggacaggagAACAAGCTCCCGGACCAGCAACTGGATGGAG from Myotis daubentonii chromosome 18, mMyoDau2.1, whole genome shotgun sequence includes:
- the LOC132220734 gene encoding involucrin-like; amino-acid sequence: MSQQQHTLPVTLPPALSQETLKPVPPPADIQQEQVKQPTPLPVPCQEVPSELPTEVPLEQGEKHTTPAKGVPEQDCEPQPQKLQQQEQHREQQQQEEQQEQKGKQQQEGQCEDQEAENLEQQLEETKARREQQLKEQLGQENKLPDQQLDGELAKRDEQLEKKGEQLLEHPGQQEKQPEPAEQLDGQLEQPACVPAPGQAQETHPVQPLKGEVLPPTEEQQQKQEVQWPLKHK